In the genome of Actinomadura graeca, one region contains:
- a CDS encoding Mut7-C ubiquitin/RNAse domain-containing protein — protein sequence MFLPAARREPARRVTYDGTSTLGHLVESLGVPLPEAGPMTIRGERVEPASRPAAGDEVLVEAVPRPQPVPLEPGQAAPRFLLDVHLGTLARRMRLLGLDTAYHNDMDDPALVVQANAERRVLLTQDRGLLRRRALWFGAYVRGSRPDDQLRDLLERFAPALAPWTRCTACNGPLVQVDKRDIERDLEAGTRRSYDVYGRCAECGRVYWRGAHGGHLEAIVRDATRVVNGTGPARATVSE from the coding sequence ATGTTCCTGCCCGCCGCCCGGCGCGAGCCCGCGCGCCGGGTGACCTACGACGGGACCTCGACCCTGGGGCACCTCGTGGAGTCGCTCGGCGTGCCGCTGCCCGAGGCCGGCCCGATGACGATCCGCGGCGAGCGGGTCGAGCCGGCGTCCCGTCCCGCGGCCGGGGACGAGGTTCTTGTGGAGGCGGTGCCGCGTCCGCAGCCCGTCCCGCTGGAGCCCGGGCAGGCCGCACCCCGCTTCCTCTTGGACGTCCACCTGGGCACGCTGGCCCGGCGCATGCGCCTCCTCGGCCTCGACACCGCCTACCACAACGACATGGACGACCCGGCGCTGGTCGTCCAGGCCAACGCGGAGCGGCGCGTGCTCCTCACCCAGGACCGCGGCCTGCTCCGCCGCCGCGCCCTGTGGTTCGGCGCGTACGTCCGCGGCTCGCGCCCCGACGACCAGCTCCGCGACCTCCTGGAGCGGTTCGCGCCCGCCCTGGCGCCCTGGACGCGCTGCACCGCCTGCAATGGCCCCCTCGTCCAGGTGGACAAACGCGACATCGAGCGGGACCTGGAGGCGGGCACCCGCCGCAGCTACGACGTCTACGGCCGGTGCGCCGAGTGCGGGCGGGTCTACTGGCGCGGCGCGCACGGCGGCCACCTGGAGGCGATCGTCCGGGACGCGACACGCGTCGTGAACGGAACCGGCCCGGCCCGCGCCACCGTCTCAGAGTGA
- a CDS encoding (deoxy)nucleoside triphosphate pyrophosphohydrolase yields MDLVVVGAAIISDGRLLSAQRAEPPHMAGGWELPGGKVDPGESDEDALVRECHEELAIKVRLGRRIGGDWRLSERSLLRVWTAEIIQGKPRALEHLELRWLTPAELYDVDWLPGDRPVIEELAHSHPWHP; encoded by the coding sequence ATCGACCTCGTCGTGGTGGGTGCCGCGATCATTTCGGACGGACGGCTGCTCAGCGCCCAGCGCGCGGAGCCGCCGCACATGGCCGGCGGATGGGAGCTGCCCGGCGGCAAGGTGGACCCGGGCGAGTCGGACGAGGACGCCCTCGTCCGCGAGTGCCACGAGGAACTCGCCATCAAGGTCCGCCTGGGCCGCCGCATCGGCGGCGACTGGCGCCTGAGCGAACGCAGTCTCCTCAGGGTGTGGACGGCCGAGATAATCCAGGGCAAGCCACGCGCCCTGGAGCACCTCGAACTACGCTGGCTCACCCCCGCCGAGCTCTACGACGTCGACTGGCTCCCCGGGGACCGTCCCGTCATAGAAGAACTGGCCCACTCCCATCCCTGGCACCCCTGA
- a CDS encoding NlpC/P60 family protein, whose product MAPDSHRRRRRAPAATAATVILIALGATAPIAAHAAQPFGAPSPDPLPTSESGLRKSLGELNVEAEKLTEKYNKTRVDLGRARKDEQAAAEAAAALEAQAAPARERLGRLAAANYMSGGPDAIFGTGGSTDGLSDRAYLAQNQATAVAALRKQIDQAYQARRAAEAKTAQVRQAAAQAEAARRAAKAKVTEVTKRLDKLTTTHIKDPRTGLSATIKGSGLPAKMARKALTKLGSPYVWAAAGPGTFDCSGLVVWAYAQVGKPGLPHYTGDLLALGHRVSRGSLRSGDLVYFGSSVHHMGIYLGGGKFLHAPQTGDVVKISNLSDRSDFAGANRIG is encoded by the coding sequence TTGGCACCGGATTCCCACCGGCGGCGCCGCCGCGCGCCCGCCGCCACCGCGGCCACCGTCATCCTGATCGCCCTCGGCGCCACCGCGCCGATCGCCGCGCACGCGGCGCAGCCGTTCGGGGCGCCGTCCCCGGACCCGCTGCCGACCTCGGAGAGCGGCCTCCGCAAGAGCCTCGGCGAACTCAACGTCGAGGCCGAGAAGCTCACCGAGAAGTACAACAAGACCCGCGTCGACCTGGGCAGGGCCCGCAAGGACGAGCAGGCCGCCGCAGAGGCCGCCGCCGCCCTGGAGGCCCAGGCCGCCCCCGCCCGCGAGCGCCTCGGACGGCTGGCCGCAGCGAACTACATGAGCGGCGGGCCCGACGCGATCTTCGGGACGGGCGGCTCCACCGACGGCCTGTCCGACCGGGCCTACCTTGCCCAGAATCAGGCCACGGCCGTCGCGGCCCTGCGCAAGCAGATCGACCAGGCCTACCAGGCAAGACGCGCCGCCGAGGCCAAGACCGCGCAGGTCCGCCAGGCCGCCGCCCAGGCCGAGGCCGCCCGCCGCGCCGCCAAGGCCAAGGTGACGGAAGTCACCAAACGGCTCGACAAACTGACCACCACCCACATCAAGGACCCCCGCACCGGCCTTTCGGCGACGATCAAGGGTTCCGGCCTCCCCGCCAAGATGGCCCGCAAGGCGCTCACCAAGCTCGGCTCCCCCTACGTGTGGGCCGCCGCCGGGCCCGGCACCTTCGACTGTTCCGGCCTCGTCGTCTGGGCATACGCCCAGGTCGGCAAGCCGGGCCTCCCCCATTACACCGGCGACCTGCTCGCCCTCGGCCACCGCGTCTCCCGCGGCTCCCTGCGCTCCGGCGACCTGGTGTACTTCGGCAGCAGCGTCCACCACATGGGCATCTACCTGGGCGGAGGCAAGTTCCTGCACGCCCCGCAGACCGGCGATGTGGTGAAGATCTCCAACCTCTCCGACCGCTCCGACTTCGCCGGCGCCAACCGCATCGGTTGA
- the typA gene encoding translational GTPase TypA: protein MPISTRDDLRNVAIVAHVDHGKTTLVDAMLWQSGAFRENQDVDDRVMDSNDLEREKGITILAKNTAVRHNGLTINIIDTPGHADFGGEVERGLSMVDGVVLLVDASEGPLPQTRFVLRKALAARLPVILVVNKTDRPDARIDEVVDETYELFMDLDAGEDQIDFPIVYASGRAGRASLNKPADGQMPDSEDLEPLFGVITETIPAPAYDPDAPLQAHVTNLDASSYLGRIALCRVHAGTIKKGQQVAWCRHDGSVEKVKITELLMTEALTRRPADEAGPGDIIAIAGIPEIMIGDTIADPDDPRPLPLITVDEPAISMTIGTNTGPMAGREKGTKVTARMVKDRIDRELVGNVSIRVLPTERPDAWEVQGRGELALAILVENMRREGYELTVGKPQVVTREIDGKKHEPVERLTVDIPEEHLGAVTQLLAVRKGRMEHMTNHGTGWIRMEFLVPARGLIGFRTEFMTETRGTGMAHHVFEDYEPWFGELRTRPSGSLVADRAGAATAYAITNLQERGTFFVGPTTEVYEGMIVGENSRSDDMDVNITKEKKLTNMRSSTGDELERLTPPRLLSLEEALEFCREDECVEVTPAAVRIRKVVLDAKERERTRARTKRAG from the coding sequence ATGCCCATCTCCACGCGAGACGACCTCCGGAACGTCGCGATCGTCGCCCATGTCGACCACGGCAAGACGACGCTGGTCGACGCCATGCTCTGGCAGTCCGGTGCCTTCCGCGAGAACCAGGACGTCGACGACCGCGTCATGGACTCCAACGACCTGGAGCGCGAGAAGGGCATCACCATTCTCGCGAAGAACACCGCCGTCCGGCACAACGGCCTGACGATCAACATCATCGACACCCCCGGCCACGCCGACTTCGGCGGTGAGGTCGAGCGCGGGCTGTCGATGGTGGACGGCGTCGTGCTGCTCGTGGACGCCAGCGAAGGTCCGCTGCCGCAGACCCGGTTCGTCCTGCGCAAGGCCCTCGCCGCGCGGCTGCCGGTGATCCTCGTGGTCAACAAGACCGACCGTCCCGACGCCCGCATCGACGAGGTCGTGGACGAGACGTACGAGCTGTTCATGGACCTCGACGCCGGTGAGGACCAGATCGACTTCCCGATCGTGTACGCCTCCGGCCGCGCCGGGCGGGCCTCGCTGAACAAGCCCGCCGACGGGCAGATGCCCGACAGCGAGGATCTGGAGCCCCTCTTCGGCGTCATCACCGAGACGATCCCGGCGCCGGCCTACGACCCGGACGCGCCGCTCCAGGCGCACGTCACGAACCTGGACGCCTCCAGCTACCTCGGCCGGATCGCGCTGTGCCGCGTGCACGCCGGGACGATCAAGAAGGGCCAGCAGGTCGCCTGGTGCCGGCACGACGGCAGCGTCGAGAAGGTGAAGATCACCGAGCTGCTGATGACGGAGGCGCTCACCCGCAGGCCCGCCGACGAGGCCGGGCCCGGGGACATCATCGCGATCGCCGGCATCCCCGAGATCATGATCGGCGACACGATCGCCGACCCGGACGACCCGCGCCCGCTGCCGCTGATCACCGTGGACGAGCCCGCGATCTCGATGACGATCGGCACCAACACCGGGCCGATGGCGGGCCGCGAGAAGGGCACGAAGGTCACCGCCCGGATGGTCAAGGACCGGATCGACCGGGAGCTGGTCGGCAACGTGTCGATCCGCGTCCTGCCGACCGAGCGCCCGGACGCCTGGGAGGTACAGGGCCGCGGCGAGCTCGCCCTGGCGATCCTCGTCGAGAACATGCGCCGCGAGGGCTACGAGCTGACCGTCGGCAAGCCGCAGGTCGTCACCCGGGAGATCGACGGGAAGAAGCACGAGCCGGTCGAGCGGCTCACCGTCGACATCCCCGAGGAGCACCTGGGCGCGGTCACGCAGCTCCTGGCCGTCCGCAAGGGCCGCATGGAGCACATGACCAACCACGGCACCGGCTGGATCCGGATGGAGTTCCTCGTCCCGGCGCGGGGCCTGATCGGGTTCCGCACCGAGTTCATGACCGAGACGCGCGGCACCGGCATGGCCCACCACGTCTTCGAGGACTACGAGCCCTGGTTCGGCGAGCTGCGCACCCGCCCGTCGGGGTCCCTCGTCGCCGACCGCGCGGGCGCCGCCACCGCCTACGCGATCACGAACCTGCAGGAGCGCGGAACGTTCTTCGTCGGGCCGACCACCGAGGTGTACGAGGGCATGATCGTCGGGGAGAACTCCCGCTCCGACGACATGGACGTCAACATCACCAAGGAGAAGAAGCTGACGAACATGCGGTCCTCGACCGGCGACGAGCTGGAGCGGCTCACCCCGCCGCGGCTGCTGTCGCTGGAGGAGGCCCTGGAGTTCTGCCGTGAGGACGAGTGCGTCGAGGTCACCCCGGCCGCCGTCCGCATCCGCAAGGTCGTCCTGGACGCCAAGGAGCGCGAGCGCACCCGCGCCCGCACCAAGCGCGCCGGCTGA
- a CDS encoding FHA domain-containing protein: MATLNCPVCDEPFQPGDLLCLSCGANLARAGSAHQHAQGGYGGPQQNAPQYGGPQQGGPQHGGPQHGAPQYGGGPQQGAPQYGGPQQGGPQQGAPQYGGPQQGGAQHGGPQHGGGPQHGGPQHGAPQHGAPQHGQQPYQQQPQHAPHDPYQQQAPQQQARDPYQNAPQQQGPPGQSQDPWGAPQQQQQPDPWGAPMPQQSQQPSGPPQQQGPQDYGQPDYGQQQGQHGGQPPAQHQQQSPDPWAAAPQPQQQQPDPWGAPPQQDQYQQQNQYGAPQPGPGDHDFGAPPAHQHENRPVIPPPHGREATLLPPDHSPSRSQPPSDSTAFMCPYCEAVLTNPGAAQCDSCLRALPQKGTPVLRIQFPTGELKISVGQHLVLGRDAGQSPVAATFTQYDNVSRRHSTLWLDPSGTAWVRDEGSTNGTFVNGERLPRGVEAPLRDGDQLRLAADVTGTVQLS, from the coding sequence ATGGCGACCTTGAACTGTCCTGTCTGTGACGAACCGTTCCAGCCGGGCGATCTGCTCTGCCTGAGCTGCGGGGCCAACCTGGCACGCGCCGGCAGCGCCCACCAGCACGCTCAGGGCGGCTACGGCGGCCCGCAGCAAAATGCCCCCCAGTACGGCGGACCCCAGCAGGGTGGTCCCCAGCACGGCGGCCCGCAGCACGGGGCCCCCCAATACGGCGGCGGTCCCCAGCAGGGCGCACCTCAGTACGGTGGCCCCCAGCAGGGCGGCCCCCAGCAGGGTGCCCCCCAGTACGGCGGACCCCAGCAGGGCGGCGCGCAGCACGGCGGCCCCCAGCACGGCGGCGGACCTCAGCACGGTGGCCCCCAGCACGGCGCTCCCCAGCACGGCGCCCCCCAGCACGGTCAGCAGCCGTACCAGCAGCAGCCCCAGCACGCTCCGCACGACCCGTACCAGCAGCAGGCCCCCCAGCAGCAGGCGCGCGACCCGTATCAGAACGCGCCGCAGCAGCAGGGCCCGCCCGGGCAGTCGCAGGACCCGTGGGGTGCGCCGCAGCAGCAACAGCAGCCCGACCCGTGGGGCGCCCCCATGCCCCAGCAGTCGCAGCAGCCCTCCGGCCCGCCTCAGCAGCAGGGCCCTCAGGACTACGGGCAGCCCGACTACGGACAGCAGCAGGGCCAGCACGGCGGTCAGCCGCCCGCGCAGCACCAGCAGCAGTCCCCCGATCCCTGGGCCGCCGCGCCGCAGCCGCAACAGCAGCAGCCCGACCCGTGGGGCGCGCCCCCTCAGCAGGACCAATACCAGCAGCAGAACCAGTACGGCGCCCCCCAGCCCGGTCCAGGCGACCACGACTTCGGCGCGCCGCCGGCCCACCAGCACGAGAACCGCCCGGTGATACCTCCGCCGCACGGCCGTGAGGCGACGCTGCTGCCGCCGGACCACAGCCCGTCCCGGTCACAGCCGCCGAGCGACAGCACCGCGTTCATGTGCCCGTACTGCGAGGCGGTCCTGACCAACCCGGGCGCCGCGCAGTGCGACTCGTGCCTGCGCGCGCTGCCGCAGAAGGGCACGCCGGTCCTGCGGATCCAGTTCCCCACGGGCGAGCTGAAGATCTCGGTGGGACAGCACCTCGTGCTGGGCCGCGACGCGGGCCAGTCGCCGGTGGCGGCCACGTTCACGCAGTACGACAACGTGTCGCGGCGCCACTCGACGCTCTGGCTCGACCCGTCCGGCACCGCCTGGGTCCGTGACGAGGGCTCCACCAACGGGACGTTCGTCAACGGCGAGCGACTCCCCCGCGGCGTGGAGGCGCCCCTCCGCGACGGCGACCAGCTCCGCCTCGCCGCGGACGTGACGGGGACCGTCCAGCTCAGCTGA
- a CDS encoding 4Fe-4S single cluster domain-containing protein codes for MTDAESGRDDPGWDGPGRDGPGESLLLAKAHYPVTTLGPGTRAGIWTQGCTLHCHGCLSRDTWDADPGKAVPVRAILGWLESLPGPVDGVTISGGEPFQQPSALAALLRGICAWRDGLQHETIRLDILVYSGYVYSRLSRTEAMREILNMCDAVITGPYVDRLNPGGRHSESGSLLWKGSANQRVVPLSPLGRERYGALAGIGETRQDAESGEAAGPRVQVSVDEGPEGRRVYYIGIPRRGDMDHLTSRLERAGVRAGDVSWRP; via the coding sequence ATGACGGACGCCGAATCCGGAAGAGACGATCCCGGGTGGGACGGTCCCGGTCGGGACGGTCCCGGGGAGAGCCTGCTCCTCGCCAAGGCCCACTATCCGGTCACGACGCTCGGCCCCGGCACGCGCGCCGGGATCTGGACGCAGGGTTGCACGCTGCACTGCCACGGCTGCCTCTCGCGTGACACGTGGGACGCCGATCCCGGCAAGGCCGTTCCGGTCAGGGCCATCCTGGGCTGGCTGGAGTCGCTGCCGGGGCCCGTCGACGGCGTGACGATCTCGGGCGGCGAGCCGTTCCAGCAGCCGTCCGCGCTGGCGGCGCTGCTGCGAGGGATATGCGCATGGCGGGACGGCCTCCAGCATGAGACGATTAGGTTGGACATATTGGTCTACAGCGGATATGTCTACTCTCGGCTCTCGCGGACCGAAGCGATGCGGGAGATCCTGAACATGTGTGACGCCGTGATCACGGGGCCGTACGTCGACCGGCTCAACCCGGGGGGGCGACACTCCGAGAGTGGCTCTCTACTCTGGAAGGGGTCGGCCAACCAGCGCGTCGTGCCGCTGTCCCCGCTGGGACGCGAACGGTACGGGGCACTGGCCGGCATCGGAGAGACTAGGCAAGACGCAGAGTCTGGAGAAGCGGCAGGGCCCCGAGTGCAGGTGTCCGTGGACGAGGGGCCGGAGGGAAGGCGGGTGTACTACATCGGGATCCCGCGAAGGGGTGACATGGATCACCTCACGTCGAGGCTCGAACGCGCCGGGGTGCGCGCGGGGGATGTGTCATGGCGACCTTGA
- a CDS encoding AAA family ATPase — protein sequence MSIDSPTLGGRLQGWPPFIRELDATLSVHSQYVLSGNLYDSFLAPPLEGGGPARLLPLRGLLWETLRSSGASCMIVYDPVDGLQVYPDTGDEIAEEAERAADQLLGKRKPDEKPSLEGLTRQLAAVARPAENIRAAFVIDSASRIARTPTDLEPAERDFFRFCAKLSRNARPVRVVGARPKPLYNPILWLVERPGDLPPWLTADNENVREITIPRPHLGDRQETARLLARAFGVGDVGGDDAAAAACDAFAEQADGLTLQSMIEVTRLAKERNVDLADLPDAVRTYKLGVLDNPWSRGHLRRRVLEGEKRVPERVIGQPQAVTKTLDILKRAVLGLSGAQATRSGSRPRGVLFFAGPTGTGKTELAKAITELVFGDESAYLRFDMSEFSGEGSGDRLIGSPPGYVGHEAGGELTNAVREDPFRVMLFDEIEKAHPRILDKFLQILEDGRLTDGRGNTVHFSESILIFTSNLGMYVPGRDLTTRDGAASYASAARVQNITPGMTYDEVQQRIKGAVAEHFTEVLNRPELLNRFGDNIVVFDFISDEAAHKIFDLQFANICKRVAEEHRLVLAVKGDALQTLRGWCTDELDKGGRGIGMALESYFVNPLARALFDRELVPDERVTVSGIRREGSIVHLEVQ from the coding sequence ATGAGCATTGATTCGCCGACCCTGGGCGGGCGGCTGCAGGGCTGGCCGCCGTTCATCCGCGAACTGGACGCGACGCTGTCGGTGCACTCCCAGTACGTCCTGTCGGGCAACCTCTACGACAGCTTCCTCGCGCCGCCGCTGGAGGGCGGCGGGCCCGCCCGGCTGCTGCCGCTGCGCGGCCTGCTGTGGGAGACGCTGCGCTCCAGCGGCGCGTCCTGCATGATCGTCTACGACCCGGTGGACGGCCTGCAGGTCTACCCCGACACCGGTGACGAGATCGCCGAGGAGGCCGAGCGGGCCGCCGACCAGCTGCTGGGCAAGCGCAAGCCGGACGAGAAGCCCTCGCTGGAGGGGCTGACGCGGCAGCTGGCCGCGGTGGCGCGCCCCGCGGAGAACATCCGCGCCGCGTTCGTGATCGACTCGGCGTCCCGGATCGCCCGGACCCCCACCGACCTGGAGCCGGCGGAGCGCGACTTCTTCCGGTTCTGCGCGAAGCTGTCGCGCAACGCCCGTCCGGTCCGGGTGGTGGGGGCGCGGCCCAAGCCGCTCTACAACCCGATCCTGTGGCTGGTGGAGCGGCCGGGCGACCTCCCGCCGTGGCTGACCGCCGACAACGAGAACGTCCGCGAGATCACCATCCCCCGCCCGCACCTCGGTGACCGGCAGGAGACCGCCCGGCTGCTGGCCCGCGCGTTCGGCGTCGGCGACGTGGGCGGCGACGACGCGGCGGCCGCGGCGTGCGACGCGTTCGCCGAGCAGGCCGACGGGCTCACCCTCCAGTCCATGATCGAGGTGACGCGGCTCGCCAAAGAGCGCAACGTCGATCTGGCCGACCTGCCCGACGCGGTCCGCACGTACAAGCTGGGCGTGCTCGACAACCCGTGGAGCCGCGGCCACCTGCGGCGGCGCGTGCTGGAGGGCGAGAAGCGCGTCCCGGAACGGGTGATCGGGCAGCCGCAGGCCGTCACCAAGACCCTGGACATCCTCAAGCGGGCGGTGCTCGGGCTGTCGGGCGCGCAGGCGACCCGGTCGGGCAGCAGGCCGCGGGGCGTGCTGTTCTTCGCCGGGCCGACCGGCACCGGCAAGACCGAGCTGGCCAAGGCGATCACCGAGCTGGTGTTCGGGGACGAGTCCGCCTACCTGCGCTTCGACATGAGCGAGTTCTCCGGCGAGGGCTCCGGCGACCGGCTGATCGGGTCGCCGCCCGGATACGTGGGGCACGAGGCGGGCGGCGAGCTGACCAACGCCGTCCGCGAGGACCCGTTCCGGGTGATGCTGTTCGACGAGATCGAGAAGGCGCACCCGCGGATCCTCGACAAGTTCCTGCAGATCCTGGAGGACGGCCGGCTCACCGACGGGCGGGGCAACACCGTCCACTTCTCCGAGTCGATCCTGATCTTCACCTCGAACCTCGGGATGTACGTCCCGGGGCGCGACCTGACGACCCGCGACGGCGCCGCCTCCTACGCCTCCGCCGCGCGTGTGCAGAACATCACGCCCGGGATGACCTACGACGAGGTCCAGCAGCGGATCAAGGGCGCCGTCGCCGAGCACTTCACCGAGGTCCTCAACCGGCCGGAGCTGCTCAACCGGTTCGGCGACAACATCGTGGTGTTCGACTTCATCTCCGACGAGGCCGCGCACAAGATCTTCGACCTGCAGTTCGCGAACATCTGCAAGCGGGTCGCCGAGGAGCACCGGCTCGTCCTCGCGGTGAAGGGCGACGCGCTCCAGACGCTCCGCGGCTGGTGCACGGACGAGCTGGACAAGGGCGGACGGGGCATCGGCATGGCCCTGGAGTCCTACTTCGTCAACCCGCTGGCGCGCGCGCTGTTCGACCGTGAGCTCGTCCCGGACGAGCGGGTCACCGTGTCCGGGATCCGCCGCGAGGGCAGCATCGTCCACCTGGAAGTCCAATGA
- a CDS encoding response regulator receiver protein, protein MSSGVEADIALDAAVILTLGMNRVLGRGAGLAGRGAEALAALAAGRAEARAAALAEVRTHERALREVVERNARIAALAETRARIGADVPLPAPLQPDEQSPEELAAWCAATDPALDEAERRLSEHLAAQVTAQVFAVPDAGLQTDTGQGAPPAPRVQDDVRTTLERVMTRLLPDTGDEERRAVAEAARLLAGAGTADEAETVLQEVRLRIQAANRRTEEHREAGRRRAAERDAAEQAEAERRYVLDSITTAFEDMGYEVHSGFETLTADDGALVLTRGGWPDHSVKMRVDDAAHVRASMVRERPAESEDDRRVDVEREREWCEAFEAARERLAEAGIGSEVAWRMDPGVRELPVSDGSRQTRGRAGRRERHRERDR, encoded by the coding sequence ATGAGCAGCGGCGTCGAGGCCGACATCGCCCTGGACGCGGCCGTGATCCTCACCTTGGGGATGAACCGCGTCCTCGGCCGGGGCGCGGGGCTCGCCGGGCGGGGCGCGGAGGCCCTCGCGGCGCTCGCCGCGGGACGGGCCGAGGCGCGGGCCGCCGCGCTCGCCGAGGTCAGGACGCACGAGCGCGCGCTCCGCGAGGTCGTCGAGCGCAACGCGCGCATCGCCGCGCTCGCCGAGACCCGAGCACGGATCGGCGCGGACGTCCCGCTGCCCGCGCCGCTCCAGCCGGACGAGCAGTCCCCCGAGGAGCTCGCCGCCTGGTGCGCCGCGACCGATCCCGCGCTGGACGAGGCGGAGCGGCGGCTGTCGGAGCACCTGGCCGCACAGGTGACCGCGCAGGTGTTCGCCGTCCCGGACGCCGGGTTGCAGACCGACACCGGCCAGGGCGCGCCGCCCGCGCCGCGCGTCCAAGACGATGTGCGAACGACTCTGGAACGCGTCATGACCCGGCTGCTGCCCGACACCGGCGACGAGGAGCGGCGCGCGGTCGCGGAGGCCGCCCGGCTCCTCGCGGGCGCTGGCACCGCGGACGAGGCGGAGACCGTCCTGCAGGAGGTGCGGCTGCGGATCCAGGCCGCCAACCGGCGGACCGAGGAGCACCGGGAGGCCGGGCGCAGGCGCGCAGCCGAGCGGGACGCCGCCGAGCAGGCCGAGGCCGAGCGCCGCTACGTCCTCGACTCGATCACCACGGCGTTCGAGGACATGGGCTATGAGGTCCACAGCGGTTTCGAGACGCTGACGGCCGACGACGGCGCGCTCGTGCTGACCAGGGGCGGCTGGCCCGACCACAGCGTGAAGATGCGGGTCGACGACGCGGCGCACGTGCGCGCCTCGATGGTGCGCGAGCGGCCCGCCGAGAGCGAGGACGACCGGCGCGTGGACGTCGAGCGCGAGCGCGAGTGGTGCGAGGCGTTCGAGGCCGCGCGGGAGCGGCTGGCCGAGGCCGGGATCGGCTCCGAGGTGGCCTGGCGGATGGACCCCGGGGTGCGTGAGCTGCCGGTTTCGGACGGATCACGGCAGACTAGGGGACGTGCCGGGCGGCGTGAGCGTCACCGGGAGCGTGATCGATGA